A single genomic interval of Malania oleifera isolate guangnan ecotype guangnan chromosome 13, ASM2987363v1, whole genome shotgun sequence harbors:
- the LOC131145421 gene encoding abscisic acid receptor PYL8 isoform X1, whose translation MSRNGFSSLESEFVRRHHNHEVAENQCSSALVKHIKASVPLVWSLVRRFDQPQKYKPFISRCVVQGNLEIGSLREIDVKSGLPATTSTERLELLDDEEHKISIRIIGGDHRLRNYSSIISLHPETIEGRPGTLVIESFVVDVPDGNTRDETCYFVEALIKCNLKSLADVSERLAVQDRTEPIDRM comes from the exons ATGAGTCGAAATGGTTTTAGTAGTTTGGAGTCTGAGTTTGTTCGGAGGCACCACAACCATGAGGTCGCCGAGAATCAATGCAGTTCTGCTCTGGTGAAGCACATCAAGGCTTCTGTTCCTCTC gTTTGGTCATTGGTGAGAAGGTTTGATCAACCCCAGAAGTACAAGCCCTTTATCAGCAGATGTGTCGTGCAGGGCAACCTTGAGATTGGGAGTCTCAGAGAAATTGATGTCAAGTCTGGGCTTCCTGCAACAACCAGCACTGAGAGGTTGGAACTTCTTGATGACGAGGAGCACAAGATCAGTATTAGGATCATTGGTGGGGATCACAGGCTACGG AACTACTCTTCAATCATTTCCCTCCACCCAGAGACCATAGAAGGCAGGCCGGGGACCTTGGTAATCGAGTCTTTTGTGGTGGATGTGCCTGATGGGAACACAAGGGATGAGACCTGCTATTTTGTTGAGGCCTTGATCAAGTGCAATCTCAAGTCACTTGCTGATGTTTCAGAGCGGCTTGCAGTTCAGGACCGAACTGAGCCTATTGACCGGATGTGA
- the LOC131145421 gene encoding abscisic acid receptor PYL8 isoform X2, protein MSRNGFSSLESEFVRRHHNHEVAENQCSSALVKHIKASVPLGNLEIGSLREIDVKSGLPATTSTERLELLDDEEHKISIRIIGGDHRLRNYSSIISLHPETIEGRPGTLVIESFVVDVPDGNTRDETCYFVEALIKCNLKSLADVSERLAVQDRTEPIDRM, encoded by the exons ATGAGTCGAAATGGTTTTAGTAGTTTGGAGTCTGAGTTTGTTCGGAGGCACCACAACCATGAGGTCGCCGAGAATCAATGCAGTTCTGCTCTGGTGAAGCACATCAAGGCTTCTGTTCCTCTC GGCAACCTTGAGATTGGGAGTCTCAGAGAAATTGATGTCAAGTCTGGGCTTCCTGCAACAACCAGCACTGAGAGGTTGGAACTTCTTGATGACGAGGAGCACAAGATCAGTATTAGGATCATTGGTGGGGATCACAGGCTACGG AACTACTCTTCAATCATTTCCCTCCACCCAGAGACCATAGAAGGCAGGCCGGGGACCTTGGTAATCGAGTCTTTTGTGGTGGATGTGCCTGATGGGAACACAAGGGATGAGACCTGCTATTTTGTTGAGGCCTTGATCAAGTGCAATCTCAAGTCACTTGCTGATGTTTCAGAGCGGCTTGCAGTTCAGGACCGAACTGAGCCTATTGACCGGATGTGA